The following are encoded in a window of Lactobacillus panisapium genomic DNA:
- a CDS encoding aldo/keto reductase → MILDETLTLSNGVKIPKLALGTWEINNNQVAQVVETAIQLGYRHIDTAQAYGNEAGVGLGIKNSGIPREQIFVNSKVAAEIKNYADAKKSIDESLAKMGLDYLDMMIIHNPQPWNEVNQSADRHFEGNLATWRALEDAMKEGKLRAIGVSSFEPDDLTNLIKNSATKPMVNQILCHIGATPKDLLAFSQKQGIVVESFSPVAHGAALNNPVITQMADKYHVSAAQLCIRYDWQLKTVVLPKAARADHIKQNTEIAFEISAEDMQTLQEINAIDYGEASHFPVFGGKL, encoded by the coding sequence ATGATTTTAGATGAGACATTAACCTTAAGCAACGGAGTCAAAATTCCTAAATTAGCATTAGGTACGTGGGAAATTAATAATAATCAGGTTGCCCAAGTGGTCGAAACAGCTATTCAACTTGGCTACCGGCACATTGATACTGCGCAAGCATATGGTAACGAAGCTGGAGTGGGATTAGGAATAAAAAATTCTGGGATTCCGCGTGAACAAATTTTTGTTAATTCAAAAGTTGCCGCCGAAATCAAAAATTACGCCGATGCCAAGAAGTCAATTGATGAATCTTTGGCGAAAATGGGGCTTGATTATTTAGATATGATGATTATTCATAATCCGCAGCCTTGGAACGAAGTTAATCAATCAGCTGATCGCCATTTTGAAGGTAATTTAGCAACTTGGCGTGCATTAGAGGATGCAATGAAGGAAGGCAAGTTGCGTGCAATTGGTGTGTCGAGCTTTGAGCCGGATGACTTAACTAATTTAATTAAAAATAGTGCGACTAAACCGATGGTAAACCAAATTTTGTGTCACATTGGTGCAACACCGAAAGATTTGCTTGCTTTTTCACAAAAACAGGGAATTGTTGTTGAATCATTTTCACCCGTTGCCCATGGAGCGGCCTTGAATAATCCGGTAATAACCCAAATGGCCGATAAGTATCATGTATCAGCGGCCCAACTCTGTATTAGATATGATTGGCAGCTAAAAACGGTAGTGTTACCTAAAGCGGCGCGAGCTGATCACATTAAGCAAAATACGGAAATTGCTTTTGAAATAAGTGCCGAAGATATGCAAACTTTGCAAGAAATTAATGCAATCGATTATGGGGAAGCCAGTCATTTTCCAGTATTTGGCGGAAAGCTTTAA
- a CDS encoding histidine phosphatase family protein, giving the protein MKSLYLVRHGQTLFNVQHKIQGFCDSPLTPLGIQEAKATKKEYFEKEHVQLDEAHSSTSERAIDTLKIITDLPFKTNKNLREWNFGTYEGEGEHLNPPLPYNDFFVQFGGESQKELTARINQEITKIVRQSPNKHILIVSHGAAIANFYKVWEKYNTFKRTERIKNCSVLKYDFDDDIFRLKTLFNPDC; this is encoded by the coding sequence ATGAAATCATTATATTTAGTAAGACACGGGCAAACATTATTTAACGTTCAACACAAAATTCAAGGCTTTTGTGATTCACCACTCACACCATTGGGAATTCAGGAAGCAAAGGCTACTAAAAAGGAGTATTTCGAAAAAGAGCATGTCCAACTGGACGAAGCCCATTCTTCTACCTCTGAACGAGCAATTGATACACTCAAAATAATTACTGATTTGCCATTTAAAACAAATAAAAACTTGCGTGAATGGAATTTTGGCACTTATGAAGGTGAAGGTGAGCATTTAAATCCGCCACTTCCCTACAATGATTTTTTCGTTCAATTTGGCGGCGAATCGCAGAAGGAATTAACAGCTCGCATTAACCAAGAAATTACAAAAATTGTGCGCCAATCACCTAATAAGCATATTTTAATTGTGTCACATGGTGCTGCCATCGCTAATTTTTATAAAGTCTGGGAAAAGTACAATACATTCAAAAGGACTGAAAGAATTAAGAATTGTTCCGTCTTAAAATATGACTTTGACGATGATATTTTTCGGTTAAAAACACTGTTTAATCCAGATTGTTAG
- the fba gene encoding class II fructose-1,6-bisphosphate aldolase codes for MAYLDNGNQIFKDARKNHYAVGAYNTNNLEWTRAILQAAEETRTPVLIQVSMGAAKYMGGYKIAKDIVEDSMDAMDISVPVVLNLDHGDFEAAKECIALGYSSVMFDGHALPTDENLAKTKEIVKLAHERGISVEAEIGKIGENQGAEGGELASVEDAKAFVAAGVDKLACGIGNIHGVYPADWKGLNFDRLKEIADAVSVPLVLHGGSGIPEEQVKKAISLGISKVNINTEFQLAFQKATREYFEAHKDEDKANKGYDPRKLLLPGTEAITDAMKEMITWLGTPSIDDKIKSAAFDKSSLNLE; via the coding sequence ATGGCTTATTTAGATAATGGTAACCAAATCTTTAAAGATGCTCGTAAAAACCATTATGCAGTCGGTGCTTATAACACTAACAACTTGGAATGGACACGTGCAATTTTGCAAGCAGCTGAGGAAACTAGAACCCCAGTTTTAATCCAAGTTTCAATGGGTGCTGCTAAGTACATGGGTGGCTACAAGATTGCTAAGGATATCGTTGAAGATTCAATGGACGCAATGGACATTTCAGTTCCAGTCGTATTGAACTTGGATCACGGTGACTTTGAAGCTGCTAAGGAATGTATTGCACTTGGCTACTCATCAGTTATGTTTGACGGTCACGCATTACCAACTGATGAAAACTTAGCTAAGACTAAGGAAATCGTCAAATTGGCTCATGAACGTGGAATTTCCGTTGAAGCTGAAATCGGTAAGATTGGTGAAAACCAAGGTGCTGAAGGTGGAGAATTAGCTTCTGTTGAAGATGCTAAAGCTTTCGTTGCTGCTGGTGTTGACAAGCTTGCTTGTGGTATCGGTAACATCCACGGTGTTTACCCAGCTGACTGGAAGGGTCTTAACTTCGATCGTTTGAAGGAAATTGCTGATGCAGTTTCTGTTCCACTTGTATTGCACGGTGGTTCAGGTATTCCTGAAGAACAAGTTAAGAAGGCTATCTCACTTGGAATTTCAAAGGTTAACATCAACACTGAATTCCAATTAGCATTCCAAAAAGCAACTCGTGAATACTTCGAAGCTCACAAGGATGAAGACAAGGCTAACAAGGGTTATGACCCACGTAAGCTTTTACTTCCTGGTACTGAAGCAATCACTGATGCAATGAAGGAAATGATCACTTGGCTTGGTACTCCTTCAATCGACGACAAGATTAAGTCAGCTGCTTTTGACAAGAGCTCATTAAACTTAGAATAA
- the argS gene encoding arginine--tRNA ligase produces MDFKSKVVDLVASQVDLPKEKINQLIERPKNEKMGDYAFPAFTLAKVMHKNPAEIAQEIAANLESSDFTSIQAVGPYVNFAINHEKLITQALHEVLTEKQHYGDQKLGQGNVPIDMSSPNIAKPMSMGHLRSTVIGNSIAETLKKVGYTPIKINHLGDYGTQFGKLISAYKHWGNEEDVKKDPIMNLFKYYVKFHEEAEKHPELEDEGRAWFKKLEDGDPEAVKLWQWFRDVSLKDFKRIYKELGVEFDSYKGEAFFNDKMQPVIDELKEKGLLHESRGAQVVDMGEDESPAMIVKSDGSSIYLTRDLAAAIYRMNTYHFVKMLYVVGNEQAHHFVELKTVLKKMGYDWADEIYHVPFGLITQNGKKLSTRKGNVVFLDQVLKDAVNLARKQIDEKNPALANKEQVAHDVGVGAVVFHDLKNDRVENFDFDLDEVVRFEGDTGPYVQYTNARAQSVLRKAAKLGQEPKLDAAPVKDDWSFSVAKALADFPRIIARSSDKFEPSVIAKYALDLAKKFNKYYANVKILVEDEQINTRLALVQATSIVLTEALRLLGVNAPKEM; encoded by the coding sequence ATGGACTTTAAAAGTAAAGTAGTTGATCTTGTTGCCAGTCAAGTAGATTTGCCTAAAGAAAAAATCAACCAACTTATTGAACGGCCAAAGAATGAAAAGATGGGTGATTATGCCTTCCCTGCATTTACTCTGGCTAAAGTTATGCATAAAAATCCGGCTGAGATTGCTCAAGAAATTGCTGCCAATCTTGAAAGCAGCGATTTTACCAGTATTCAAGCTGTTGGTCCGTATGTTAACTTCGCAATTAACCACGAAAAATTAATTACGCAAGCTTTACATGAAGTTTTGACAGAAAAACAGCATTATGGTGATCAAAAATTAGGACAAGGAAATGTTCCTATTGACATGTCAAGTCCTAACATTGCTAAGCCAATGTCAATGGGACACTTGCGCTCAACTGTAATCGGTAATTCAATTGCGGAAACATTGAAAAAAGTTGGCTATACTCCAATTAAGATTAACCACCTAGGTGATTATGGCACCCAGTTTGGTAAGCTGATTTCAGCTTATAAACATTGGGGTAATGAGGAAGATGTCAAAAAAGATCCAATCATGAACCTCTTTAAGTATTACGTTAAGTTTCATGAGGAGGCTGAAAAGCACCCTGAGCTTGAGGATGAGGGTCGTGCATGGTTTAAAAAACTTGAGGATGGTGATCCTGAAGCAGTTAAATTATGGCAATGGTTCCGTGACGTTTCCTTAAAGGACTTTAAGCGGATTTACAAAGAATTGGGCGTCGAATTTGATTCATACAAGGGCGAAGCATTCTTTAACGATAAGATGCAACCTGTTATCGATGAATTAAAGGAAAAAGGTTTGCTTCACGAATCACGCGGGGCACAGGTAGTTGATATGGGCGAAGACGAAAGCCCAGCTATGATTGTGAAATCTGACGGTAGCAGTATTTACCTAACCCGTGATTTGGCTGCCGCTATTTACCGAATGAATACTTACCATTTCGTCAAAATGCTGTATGTTGTCGGTAATGAGCAAGCTCACCATTTCGTTGAACTTAAAACAGTTTTGAAGAAGATGGGTTATGATTGGGCAGATGAAATTTATCACGTGCCATTTGGCTTAATTACGCAAAACGGTAAAAAACTATCAACCCGTAAAGGTAACGTCGTTTTCCTTGACCAAGTATTAAAGGATGCCGTTAACTTAGCTCGTAAGCAAATTGATGAGAAAAATCCTGCTTTAGCTAACAAAGAACAAGTAGCTCATGATGTTGGTGTAGGAGCCGTTGTGTTCCATGATCTTAAAAATGATCGGGTAGAAAACTTTGACTTTGACTTAGATGAAGTTGTTCGCTTTGAAGGCGATACTGGTCCTTATGTTCAATACACCAATGCACGGGCACAGAGTGTATTACGTAAAGCTGCGAAGTTAGGTCAAGAGCCTAAACTTGATGCTGCACCAGTTAAGGATGATTGGTCATTTAGCGTTGCCAAAGCATTAGCCGATTTCCCAAGAATCATTGCGCGCAGCAGTGATAAATTTGAACCATCTGTTATTGCCAAATATGCTTTGGATTTAGCTAAGAAGTTTAATAAATACTATGCTAATGTTAAAATCTTGGTCGAAGATGAGCAAATTAACACGAGATTGGCGTTAGTTCAGGCGACCTCAATTGTCTTAACTGAGGCCCTCAGACTACTTGGTGTTAATGCTCCTAAAGAAATGTAA
- a CDS encoding L,D-transpeptidase, producing the protein MKNSLLKPLTGLFVLLICAISLARVSMPSSPKEEKPKENQKMQVKKTAASFRPYKDPQDLRVPYDWHQPSETKAYPKIKPLENDLTIRVSLRGNRVYILRENQVVYTMLASGGLFKKGKSTTPTGTFKIQDNRGDSFYNPELNEGANYWTSWDKDNVYLFHTVPTKSNGKYNRKEAKKLGVKSASHGCIRLSISDARWIMKNIPTGTKVIVKNN; encoded by the coding sequence ATGAAAAATAGCCTATTAAAGCCGCTAACAGGCCTATTTGTTCTACTAATCTGTGCAATCAGTCTAGCTCGTGTTTCGATGCCGTCAAGTCCAAAGGAAGAAAAGCCCAAGGAAAATCAGAAAATGCAGGTTAAGAAGACGGCAGCATCTTTTCGTCCCTATAAGGATCCGCAAGATCTGCGGGTGCCTTATGACTGGCATCAACCCAGCGAAACAAAAGCTTATCCTAAAATTAAGCCGCTTGAAAATGATCTAACCATTCGTGTTTCTCTTCGGGGCAATCGCGTTTATATTTTGCGTGAAAACCAGGTAGTGTACACGATGCTGGCAAGTGGAGGGCTCTTTAAAAAGGGCAAATCGACAACGCCCACAGGGACTTTTAAGATTCAGGATAATCGGGGAGATTCTTTTTATAATCCAGAATTAAATGAGGGTGCTAATTATTGGACTAGCTGGGATAAAGATAATGTCTACCTCTTTCATACGGTTCCAACTAAAAGCAATGGAAAGTATAATCGCAAAGAAGCCAAAAAATTGGGTGTTAAATCCGCGTCTCATGGCTGTATCAGGTTGAGTATTTCAGATGCACGGTGGATAATGAAAAATATTCCCACTGGCACAAAGGTAATCGTCAAAAATAATTAA
- a CDS encoding NAD(P)H-hydrate dehydratase, protein MTEIKQSILTKVIAKRKSNTHKGNYGRILLIGGSENYGGAIIMAAEGALKSGAGLVSVACHSINLNALHARDPEVMYVDWRSSDLPQLIKNMDVIVCGPGLGATPFAQKLLLQLGQVVTNQQTLILDASALDLIGQNRSLAPQNAKLVILTPHQMEWQRLSQIRIPYQTDAANLTALNKLFPGQNAILVLKSNHTKVYTSNKDVFVNPLGNPGMACGGMGDTLAGIIGGFTAQFGGNIDSVIAAVYLHSLAGDLIAKDEYVVQPTKISALLPKLMLKFVD, encoded by the coding sequence ATGACAGAAATTAAGCAATCTATTTTAACCAAGGTTATAGCCAAAAGAAAAAGCAACACCCATAAGGGAAACTACGGACGAATTTTATTAATAGGTGGAAGTGAAAATTACGGTGGTGCAATTATTATGGCTGCAGAAGGTGCACTGAAATCTGGCGCTGGTCTAGTTTCTGTTGCTTGCCATTCAATTAATTTAAATGCTCTACATGCGCGCGATCCTGAAGTGATGTATGTTGATTGGCGCAGCAGTGATTTGCCGCAATTAATAAAAAACATGGATGTCATTGTTTGTGGACCAGGATTAGGAGCTACTCCATTTGCGCAAAAGCTTCTTTTGCAGCTGGGTCAAGTAGTAACTAACCAGCAAACGCTTATTTTAGACGCTAGTGCGCTGGATTTGATTGGTCAAAATCGGTCGCTGGCCCCGCAAAATGCGAAGTTAGTAATCTTGACTCCTCATCAAATGGAATGGCAGAGACTTAGTCAAATTAGGATACCTTATCAAACGGATGCAGCTAATTTGACGGCATTAAATAAGCTGTTTCCAGGGCAAAATGCTATTTTAGTTTTAAAGTCCAATCATACCAAAGTTTATACGTCAAATAAGGATGTTTTCGTTAATCCTCTTGGTAATCCAGGGATGGCTTGTGGCGGCATGGGCGACACCTTAGCCGGCATAATTGGTGGCTTTACTGCGCAATTTGGTGGCAATATTGATTCCGTTATAGCAGCTGTATATTTGCACTCACTTGCTGGCGATCTAATTGCTAAAGATGAATATGTTGTGCAACCAACCAAAATTAGTGCGCTTTTACCTAAACTTATGCTTAAGTTTGTAGATTAA
- a CDS encoding serine hydrolase: protein MNLRRNLKTVVVSLLAIVTLSACGTGPSSEPPARPKSVQVRNNYQSEQLNLNVKSAIAIDSKTGQLLYGKNINQVLPIASMTKLVTTYLTLQAIKEQKLSWDTEVKPTKQIVKVANNKQFSNVPLKMGHSYTIRQLYQATLIESANGAAMLLAQAVSGSQVVFVRQMRQQLKKWGINDAQIYTVCGLPNKSVGTDAYPGADKDAENEMSAKDMAIVGQHLLNDFPEIIETTRIAHLNFTDQGSQTLMTNFNWMLKGLSQYQQDLKVDGLKTGTTDAAGACFIGTAKDSDARLITVVVGARHANSLDPARFEQTGRLLRYVYRNYQPIVFNQNEVIMGTSKISVHNGANKQVDIGMKQRRVIWGPKNGQKLTVNLTKDTIEAPVTKNQTVGSYSFKSGSTKLISIQEPDGIKLPAKALQSTKQVNFLLRFWHRLFGG, encoded by the coding sequence ATGAACCTAAGGCGAAATTTAAAAACAGTTGTGGTCAGCTTATTGGCTATTGTGACACTATCTGCGTGTGGAACAGGTCCTAGTAGTGAACCGCCAGCTCGGCCTAAATCAGTTCAAGTCAGAAATAATTATCAGTCTGAGCAATTAAATCTCAATGTTAAATCGGCAATTGCAATCGATAGTAAAACGGGGCAACTGCTTTATGGCAAAAATATTAACCAGGTATTGCCAATTGCTTCAATGACCAAATTAGTAACGACTTATTTAACCTTACAAGCAATTAAAGAGCAAAAACTTAGTTGGGATACAGAAGTAAAGCCAACTAAGCAGATTGTCAAGGTTGCCAATAATAAGCAGTTTTCTAATGTGCCACTAAAAATGGGTCACTCTTATACAATCAGGCAGCTATACCAAGCGACCCTAATCGAATCTGCCAATGGGGCGGCAATGCTGCTTGCTCAGGCCGTCAGTGGCTCGCAAGTTGTGTTTGTTCGGCAGATGCGTCAGCAATTAAAAAAATGGGGCATTAATGACGCCCAGATCTATACTGTTTGCGGTTTGCCCAATAAAAGTGTTGGGACGGATGCCTATCCAGGAGCGGATAAAGACGCAGAAAATGAGATGTCAGCTAAAGACATGGCAATCGTTGGTCAGCACTTGTTGAATGACTTCCCCGAAATAATTGAAACAACAAGAATTGCTCATTTAAACTTCACTGATCAGGGAAGCCAAACACTCATGACTAACTTTAATTGGATGCTTAAAGGCTTGTCCCAATACCAGCAAGATCTAAAAGTTGATGGTCTAAAAACGGGAACTACTGATGCTGCTGGTGCTTGTTTTATTGGAACGGCAAAAGATAGCGATGCAAGACTAATTACCGTGGTAGTGGGAGCAAGGCATGCTAATAGTCTTGACCCAGCACGTTTTGAGCAAACTGGCAGGTTGCTGCGGTATGTTTACCGTAATTATCAACCCATTGTTTTTAACCAAAATGAAGTAATTATGGGTACCAGCAAGATTAGTGTTCATAATGGCGCTAACAAGCAAGTTGATATCGGCATGAAGCAAAGACGAGTAATCTGGGGACCAAAAAACGGCCAAAAATTAACTGTTAATTTAACTAAGGACACCATTGAAGCTCCGGTAACCAAAAATCAAACGGTTGGTTCATATAGCTTTAAATCGGGGTCAACTAAACTAATTTCTATCCAAGAACCTGACGGAATTAAACTACCGGCAAAAGCGTTGCAATCCACTAAACAGGTTAATTTCTTGCTTCGTTTTTGGCACCGGCTTTTTGGAGGATAA
- a CDS encoding LysR family transcriptional regulator produces the protein MNFNDLNIYKTIYETKSINKAAKELGYAQSNLTARLKAIEHELNSTLFVRSNQGVAPTDNGNKVYRFAVKALRNWQKLQDTLVIRKTILSSELLVNFLIAKKKFFITDYAVTIKKSNQLESELTQRYYDVVVTFNQFDLPNYRLKQTANLPACFLKGKQEDGSTCPIAINSDLTCPFRKLTLKLCPDKTRLLEIDSLETIMQLVKRGEAVALLPQYLIDNDYQKVNDHNFNIPYYCYQYQI, from the coding sequence ATGAATTTTAATGACTTAAATATTTATAAGACAATTTATGAAACTAAATCTATCAATAAAGCTGCTAAAGAATTAGGCTATGCACAATCTAATTTGACAGCACGCTTAAAGGCAATTGAACATGAATTGAATTCAACTTTATTTGTACGCTCAAATCAAGGTGTGGCTCCGACGGATAACGGAAACAAAGTATATCGTTTTGCTGTTAAAGCGCTCCGAAATTGGCAAAAACTGCAAGATACGTTAGTTATTCGAAAAACGATTTTATCATCGGAATTACTAGTTAACTTTTTAATCGCTAAGAAGAAATTTTTTATTACTGATTATGCAGTTACTATTAAGAAAAGTAACCAATTGGAATCGGAACTAACGCAAAGATACTACGATGTAGTGGTGACCTTTAACCAATTCGACTTGCCTAATTATCGGTTAAAGCAAACAGCTAATTTACCAGCGTGCTTTTTGAAAGGAAAACAAGAAGATGGATCGACCTGCCCGATTGCAATCAATAGTGATTTAACTTGTCCATTTAGAAAACTAACCCTGAAGTTATGTCCTGATAAAACGAGATTGTTAGAAATTGATTCGCTTGAAACAATTATGCAATTGGTAAAAAGGGGAGAGGCAGTTGCATTATTACCACAATATTTAATTGACAATGATTATCAAAAGGTTAATGATCATAATTTTAATATTCCCTATTATTGTTATCAGTATCAAATTTAA
- the gap gene encoding type I glyceraldehyde-3-phosphate dehydrogenase, producing MTTKIGINGFGRIGRLSLRRIYDIKDNSLEIVAINDLTSPAMLAHLLKYDTAHGQFNHEVAATENAIVIDGKKIPVYAEKSASDIPWVKNNGVELVLECTGFYTSTEKSSSHLKAGVKKVLISAPAGDMKTIVYNVNDDTLNADDQIISAGSCTTNCLAPLAKAINDEFQIKAGTMTTLHAYTSSQMLQDSPDRQGDVRNARAASANIIPHSTGASKAIGLVIPELQGKLTGIALRVPVITGSITELAVTLAKNVTVNEFNAAIKKHTINNASFGCNEDKIVSSDIIGTEFGSVFDPTITQIATGTDYSQVIKAYAWYDNESGFVAQMIRTLQKIAKLG from the coding sequence ATGACTACAAAAATTGGTATTAATGGTTTTGGCAGAATTGGTCGTTTATCATTACGGCGTATTTATGACATTAAAGATAATAGTTTAGAAATTGTTGCGATCAACGATTTAACTTCACCAGCAATGTTGGCTCATTTATTGAAGTATGACACGGCTCATGGTCAATTTAATCATGAAGTTGCCGCAACAGAAAATGCAATCGTAATTGATGGCAAAAAAATTCCTGTTTACGCTGAAAAAAGCGCAAGTGATATTCCTTGGGTAAAAAATAACGGGGTTGAGCTTGTATTAGAATGTACTGGCTTTTACACCTCAACGGAAAAATCCAGCAGTCACTTAAAAGCCGGCGTCAAAAAAGTGTTGATCTCAGCACCTGCCGGTGACATGAAGACAATCGTTTATAATGTTAATGACGATACCTTAAATGCAGATGATCAAATTATTTCTGCTGGTTCATGTACTACTAACTGCTTGGCTCCGTTAGCCAAGGCTATTAACGATGAATTTCAGATTAAAGCTGGAACAATGACCACCTTACATGCCTATACTAGTTCACAAATGCTGCAAGATAGTCCCGATCGCCAAGGTGATGTTCGTAATGCACGTGCCGCTAGCGCAAATATTATTCCCCATTCAACTGGTGCTTCTAAAGCAATTGGCCTAGTAATCCCAGAATTACAGGGTAAGCTAACGGGAATCGCTCTCCGTGTTCCTGTGATCACTGGTTCAATAACGGAATTAGCGGTTACCCTAGCTAAAAACGTTACTGTTAATGAATTCAATGCCGCAATCAAAAAGCACACAATTAACAATGCATCATTTGGCTGCAATGAGGATAAGATCGTTTCATCTGATATTATTGGCACGGAATTTGGTTCTGTTTTTGATCCGACAATTACCCAAATTGCTACGGGCACCGATTATTCACAAGTTATTAAGGCTTATGCGTGGTACGATAACGAATCCGGGTTTGTAGCTCAAATGATCAGAACATTGCAAAAAATAGCTAAATTAGGCTAA
- a CDS encoding IS3 family transposase: MAKLSKQDKIEIFNLWRNYNIRPSELGRRYGINPANINYLLALIQRHGLAILDQPYTEYSLEFKKQAIIRVLVKHEPAYQVALDLGLKSNGMLANWLRSYRENGYNVVIKQKGRLPHAQTRSRNQTSEARKRALTPAELEADHRERIYKKIDRLSRPADQEPQAAEIVRAVTQLRRELKVSVTFILAVINANPNLPHLSRSNYYYNLQKKDKDRGNQQVMAEIKAIYEEHRHRYGYRRITLELRRRGWLVNHKKVQRLMNKLKLFGIVSKRWHKYNSYRGTQGPIKPDLIKRNFSAVYPEHKWYSDVTEFKLNGQKTYLSPIVDGCTQEVIAYSISRSPNLKQIMDMLKQAWRKHPALNGLIFHTDQGWQYQHPKFQAWLKDHGIEQSMSRKGNSLDDGLMEGFFGILKREMFYGFETQFKNLNELEEAIQKYISYYNQQRIKVKLKGLSPLEYRALVLS, encoded by the coding sequence ATGGCTAAATTATCCAAACAAGATAAAATTGAAATCTTCAATCTTTGGCGGAATTATAACATTAGACCTAGTGAATTGGGTCGACGTTATGGTATTAATCCTGCTAACATTAATTATTTGCTTGCTCTTATTCAACGTCACGGCCTAGCTATTTTAGACCAACCCTATACTGAATATTCACTTGAGTTTAAAAAGCAGGCTATTATACGAGTACTAGTCAAGCATGAACCAGCTTATCAGGTGGCACTTGATCTTGGCCTAAAAAGTAACGGTATGCTAGCTAATTGGCTTCGCAGCTATCGTGAAAACGGGTATAATGTCGTTATCAAACAGAAAGGACGATTGCCCCATGCCCAAACAAGATCCAGAAATCAAACGTCTGAAGCAAGAAAACGAGCACTTACGCCAGCAGAACTTGAAGCTGACCATCGAGAACGAATTTATAAAAAAATTGACCGCCTTAGTCGACCAGCGGACCAAGAACCGCAAGCCGCGGAAATAGTCCGGGCAGTTACCCAACTGAGGCGTGAACTCAAGGTCAGCGTAACTTTTATTCTTGCGGTTATTAATGCTAATCCCAATCTCCCGCATCTATCCCGCAGTAATTATTACTACAATTTGCAGAAAAAGGATAAGGATCGTGGCAACCAGCAGGTGATGGCTGAAATCAAAGCCATTTATGAAGAACACCGACACCGCTATGGCTATCGGCGCATTACTCTGGAACTTAGGCGACGTGGTTGGCTAGTCAATCACAAAAAAGTACAACGCTTGATGAACAAGCTGAAACTCTTTGGCATCGTCAGTAAACGCTGGCATAAGTATAACAGTTATCGCGGTACCCAAGGTCCAATTAAGCCCGACCTGATTAAACGTAATTTTAGCGCAGTTTACCCGGAACACAAGTGGTATTCAGACGTGACCGAGTTCAAACTCAACGGTCAGAAGACCTACCTGTCACCCATTGTTGATGGCTGCACGCAAGAGGTGATTGCCTACTCCATTTCCCGCAGTCCTAACCTTAAACAGATTATGGACATGCTAAAACAGGCTTGGCGCAAGCATCCAGCATTAAATGGTCTGATTTTTCATACAGATCAAGGCTGGCAGTACCAGCATCCTAAATTCCAAGCCTGGCTAAAAGACCATGGAATCGAACAATCCATGTCGCGTAAGGGCAATTCCTTAGATGACGGATTAATGGAAGGGTTCTTTGGCATACTCAAACGGGAAATGTTCTATGGCTTCGAAACCCAGTTTAAGAATTTAAACGAACTGGAAGAAGCAATCCAAAAATATATCAGTTACTATAACCAGCAAAGAATCAAAGTAAAACTAAAAGGACTAAGTCCGCTTGAATATCGGGCATTAGTCCTTAGTTAA
- a CDS encoding PspC domain-containing protein, with protein sequence MQKRLTKSRDKILTGVLGGIAEYFGWDKAWTRIGGAMVICFTGFGLIAYIAAAIAMPDKTRADDIPSGEYRQY encoded by the coding sequence ATGCAAAAGCGTTTAACCAAATCAAGAGATAAAATTTTAACTGGTGTATTAGGCGGAATCGCTGAATATTTTGGCTGGGATAAAGCCTGGACTAGAATCGGCGGCGCAATGGTTATTTGTTTTACCGGCTTTGGGTTAATCGCCTATATTGCCGCAGCAATTGCTATGCCGGACAAAACGCGTGCTGATGACATTCCTTCTGGTGAATATCGTCAATACTAA